From Salvelinus sp. IW2-2015 unplaced genomic scaffold, ASM291031v2 Un_scaffold2626, whole genome shotgun sequence:
AACTTGTAGTAAGTTATGTATATGTTAGCTACCACAGGTACGTAGAACTGAAACGTAATTTTAGAGGAAAATGCTgtattcaaaactatgaaaccaCAATCAAGAAATTCCAATGCTTCTATTACACTGAGCACTTCATTCACTTTTCTTTTCACTGTGAAAGTCAATCAATAAATATGTAGCGTCAAGCATTTTCTTCACTACAGTCTTTTTCTAACAGTATGAGGACAGCACTTCTAACTCCAGTAGAAAAAGGTAGAGACCTGTTATCCAAACGATTCTCCATTAGGATTATTGTGTGTCCCTGACAGCCCCTGTAGTGTAGTCTGGGTAATGTGCTACCATTGGGCCTGGGGTGGATGTCTCATGTTCCATCTCTTCTTGGTCTCTAGAAGGACTCTGTGGAGTCACTGGACAGCCCTGTAGTGTAGTCTGGTAAGTGCTACTCATTGGGCCTGGAGTGGATGTCTCATGTTCATCTCTTCTTGGTCTCTAGAAGGAGCTCTGTGGAGTCACTGGACTGCTCCTGTAGTGTAGTCTGGGTAATGTGCTACTCATTGGGGCCTGGAGTGGATGTCTCATGTTCCATCTCTTCTTGGTCCTCTAGAAGGAGCTCTGTGGAGTCACTGGACAGCCCCTGTAGTGTAGTCTGGGTATGTGCTGCTCATTGGGGTCTGGGTAGATGTCTCATGTCCATCTCTTCTTGGTTCTCTATGGAGTCACTGGACAGCCCCTGTAGTGTAGTCTGGTAATGTGCTGCTCATTGGGGTCTGGGTGGATGTCTCTCATGTTCCATCTCTTCTTGGTTCTCTATGGATCCTGTGGAGTCCCTGGACTGCCCCTGTAGTGTAGTCTGGGTAATGTGCTGCTCATTGGGCCTGGGGTGGATGTCTCATGTTCCATCTCTTCTTGGTTCTCTATGGAGTCACTGGACAGCCCCTGTAGTGTAGTCTGGGTAATGTGTTGCTCAATTGGTCTGGGGTGGATGTGTCATGTTCCACTCTCTTGGTTCTCTATGGATCCTGTGGAGTCCCTGGACTGCCCCTGTAGTGTTAGTCTGGGTAATGTGCTCTCATTGGTTTGGGTGACTAGGTcttgtttggctgggtgtggtcTGGGGGACTAGGTCTTGTTGGGCTGGGGTGGGTCTGGGGTGACTAGGTCTTGTTGGGCTGGGTGGTCTGGGTGACTAGGTCTTGTTGGCTGGGGTGTGGTCTGGGTGACTAGGTCTTTGGGCTGGGGTTGGTCTGGGTGACTAGGTCTTGTGGGCTTGGTGTGGTCTGGGTGACTAGGTCTTGTTGGGCTGGGTGTGGTCTGGGGTGACTAGGTCGTTTGGGCTGGGGTGTGGTCTGGGGTTGACTAGGTCTTGTTGGGCTGGGTGTGGTCTGGGGTGACTAGGTCTTGTTGGGCTGGGGTGTGGTCTTGGGTGACTAGGTCTTGTGGGCTGGGGTGTGGTCTGGGGTGACAGTCTTGTTGGGCTGGTGTGGTCTGGGGTGACTAGGTCTTGTTGGGCTGGGGTGTGGTCTTGGGTGATAGGTCGTTGTGGTGCTGGGCTGTGGTCTGGTGTGACTAGTTTTGGTTGGGCCGGGTTGGGCTTGTCCTGTACAGGCTCTGTGTCTGTCACTGAAACACAGAATGAGAAGATGGGTTGATACAAGACTACACAAACACTATTAAATAGACCCATTTGTCTTAATGATAACATGACTTATTATGTCATTGTCAGTCTCAATATTGAGTATTGTGTTTAACCTATCTGCCATGGGACATAAAAtcacctgtctgtttgtctgagaGACTGTCATTCTGTTTGTACAGAAGGCTGTGACCCCCACGTTTTGTTGGAGAGAAATATCTTCCAGCTGGTGTAGTGTGCTGTTTCCTGTTTGCATCTGCATTCTGCTTGCTAAACTCTATCCCCTCTTTCACCTTTCCTGTACACACAAAAACATTCATCCCCATTAATATCATATGTATTCAAAGTTCCTCATGCCCAAGGTAATACACACTGTATAAGGAGAACCTTTTGGTGTAGAAGTTCTATTTCCAGTGTTGTCAGAATGGTCATCCTCAGGATCTTTGTTTCCTATTCAATTAAAACATAAACWAAATAGTTGTATTCAGAAACAGTAAAGTGGTAAGGTGTTAGTGTTGTCTTAAAATGTATGTGATGCTAAACTAGGTCTATAGCAATAGAACTCATGTTCAAAATTGCATTTTTACAGCTAAACAACCTTGTACTGTAACTTCCATCAGTCCCGCCTCCTCTTCAGATTTTCTCAGTGCAGCTTCAGCCGCTGGTCATCCACCACAGAGTGGAAAAGACAAGAGGGATAAAGGACAGAATTAGACATAGGGAAGTGATGTGGGTGAACATCCTGTAACATGTACATGTCTAACCAGAAATACTATGTAGTTACTTTGCTTTGTTTGCTGGTTGTActcttttctctccccttttCAACTCTAATCTCAGATCCAAGGTCAACGACCTTGTAACAAGTCAGCTGGCATCATTGGGACTGTGATCATCTGAAAGCTCAGCACACGTCAGGGGAGTAGGGAGGAAATGGATTGACTCTGGTCCTACCAGATCATTAGAATGAGGGGCTTTTTCTCCCAATAATACTGAACTATGCCCCATATATGTCCTGGAACTAAAAGTTGGCCTTGATTTTTATAGGACATAGGATGGTCTTACGTTTCTTGCCTTTCCTCCAGCACCACAAGAGAAATGCCAGAACGGCAACTAAGACGAGGAGAAGGAGGATGGACAGGACCACAGCCAGGACACTGGTTGAGCCTTCCTCTGCACAGAAACACCATTAAAAACACTTGGATCAGCAGCATTTCCACACTTAATAAGACATGAATTAAGCAGTCATAACACTATGAATTATATAGTAATGTGATTGTAACGTATGAATATCCTGGATCTGCAAAAAAGATGTTTAGTATGCTCAATATAACATTGTATTCACAACAATCTCATTCTGTCTTTCTGAACCATGTTCTCACTATCAATAAATGTACAGAATCTACATGCAAATGTGTTGGCAGCATTAAATAATACATCCAAACTGTTAACATGAGAGAATGAAAGTGAGAGTATGATGTATTACTGTAACTACAGTTTAGAGGTGTTATCTTACCAGTGTGGCAGTCCTTCAGGGTGAACTCTGCAGTTCTCTCACTAACAGGGTTTTTCACCACACATGTGTAGACAGACTCCTGGTTCTCAGAATCCTGGTTCTCCACCCCAGGTATGAACAGTTCAGGTCCAGGACTCTCTGACCCCTCAGGAATCCTCCAGATGAACTGGGTCAGGGGCTGGAGGTCAGCTGAGCACAGCAGGGTTCTGTCCATGTTCTCTGGGGTTGTGTTGTTGACCACACAGGCACatgaaacacagcatggtagcaacaccacatggtagcagcacaaaacattatTGGGTGCAGTCAACAGCAACAAATGTAGAGACAACAATCACACATagtagccacaactgtcagtaagagtgtccatgattgagtctttgaatttagagattgagataaaactgtccagtttgagtgtttattgcagctcattccagtcgctagctgcagcgaactgaaaagaggagcgacccagggatgtgtgtgctttgggacctttaacagaatgtgactgtcagaatgggtgttgtatgtggaggatgaggtttgcagtagatatctcagataggaggaGTGAGGTTTTATAAAattagcatcaaccagtgggtcttgcaacgggttggtagagcatggcgcttgcaacgccagggttgtgggttcattccccacggggggaccaggatgaatatgtatgaactttccaatttgtaagtcgctctggataagagcgtcagctaaatgacttaaatgtaaatgtaaatgtctaaaggtgcttttccttaagggaactatacagtcacctctcatggcagacctttgTGGattctgctgccatatgtttgggtttttctgttaacaaaatactgagtggagggggagccaggccatttaggatcttgaatacaagaaggtgtattgcacaagattttcccaactcaggagctcatgctttctgaggatgtaacagtgatgatggctattgggcttctatcaagcactttgagagcctgtttgtagaccaACTGAATAggtttttaatgttgtacagcaagcttgggcccaactagtcaagcagtatgttaagtggggggtatcatagatttgaaggacagttttgctacctctgtagtcaaaacaatttcgtataaatcggaaattagctaggttaaatttggttatctgaattaccttttttacctactttttaaaagagaggttggaatcaagtatggtgccaaggtacttaaaatcagatactacctggagcttctccctgacacatagacatctggctcagtagcatctgttgccctctttgtgagacatgcaaacagttttttttcacattgagatgcaaaacactgagccactttgtaacctggacaattacagtagtgagttcttgtgcagcttgttgtttgctctttgcatgccactattcactgtatcatctgcatacatttgaacttcagacccaatacagacagaag
This genomic window contains:
- the LOC112074421 gene encoding putative uncharacterized protein DDB_G0290521 isoform X1, yielding MDRTLLCSADLQPLTQFIWRIPEGSESPGPELFIPGVENQDSENQESVYTCVVKNPVSERTAEFTLKDCHTEEGSTSVLAVVLSILLLLVLVAVLAFLLWCWRKGKKPAEAALRKSEEEAGLMEVTVQGNKDPEDDHSDNTGNRTSTPKGKVKEGIEFSKQNADANRKQHTTPAGRYFSPTKRGGHSLLYKQNDSLSDKQTVTDTEPVQDKPNPAQPKLVTPDHSPAPQRPITQDHTPAQQDLVTPDHTSPTRLSPQTTPQPTRPSHPRPHPSPTRPSHPRPHPAQQDLVNPRPHPSPNDLVTPDHTPAQQDLVTPNPNEQHITHTTLEGLSSDSTGSIENQEEMEHETPTPGPNEQHITQTTLQRLSSDSTEDPEKIDDTPAPDPKEQHIILRSPVTPF
- the LOC112074421 gene encoding uncharacterized protein isoform X2 → MDRTLLCSADLQPLTQFIWRIPEGSESPGPELFIPGVENQDSENQESVYTCVVKNPVSERTAEFTLKDCHTEEGSTSVLAVVLSILLLLVLVAVLAFLLWCWRKGKKPAEAALRKSEEEAGLMEVTVQGNKDPEDDHSDNTGNRTSTPKGKVKEGIEFSKQNADANRKQHTTPAGRYFSPTKRGGHSLLYKQNDSLSDKQTVTDTEPVQDKPNPAQPKLVTPDHSPAPQRPITQDHTPAQQDLVTQDHTPAQQDLVTPDHTQPNKT